In Fibrobacter sp. UWR4, one DNA window encodes the following:
- a CDS encoding SO_0444 family Cu/Zn efflux transporter, which translates to MMEIVSTFVSEFITLFAEMAPFLLLGFLLAGIIHVWLPQALYIPKISKPTFKSSLWAALFGVPLPICSCGVIPTAVALRREGASKGASVSFLISTPATGVDSILATYSLLGLPFAILRPIAAFVTALFGGVVTNFATKGENEIAADAKAVCVDEHCSCGGHDHDHDHCECGDHDHNHDDHCGCKDDHCGCGKIKCGCGDDDCEDREIPGTIGGKILETFRYGLVDMVANVSKWLMIGLVLGALIAAFIPNDFFLALREYPFLCMIAVLLLAMPMYTCATGSIPLALALVAKGITPGAALVLLMAGPATSIASMMVVGKAFGKRTLAAYLITIAGGALFFGWVVDTFMMDTFLSAMIPGGMSEHCAGAEALGVFDYVMAGVLALLMIYTKLPKKSKIQKDSETSRVKEYTVKGMSCNHCKMCVEKAAAALPGVIHAEADVGKNLLTIEGSVDEAELKKAIEEAGFDFLGAK; encoded by the coding sequence ATGATGGAAATCGTATCGACTTTTGTTTCTGAATTTATAACTCTCTTTGCGGAAATGGCCCCGTTCCTGCTGCTCGGTTTTTTGCTGGCGGGAATCATTCACGTATGGCTTCCGCAGGCCCTTTATATCCCGAAAATTTCCAAGCCTACTTTTAAGTCTAGCTTGTGGGCGGCACTCTTTGGCGTTCCGCTTCCTATTTGCAGCTGTGGCGTGATTCCTACCGCTGTGGCTCTCCGCAGGGAAGGTGCCAGCAAGGGCGCAAGCGTGTCCTTCTTGATTTCTACTCCGGCGACGGGGGTGGATTCCATTTTGGCAACCTACTCTTTGTTGGGTTTGCCTTTCGCAATTTTGCGCCCCATTGCGGCCTTTGTTACGGCATTGTTTGGCGGCGTGGTGACGAACTTTGCAACGAAGGGTGAGAACGAAATTGCTGCAGACGCCAAGGCCGTTTGCGTTGATGAACACTGCAGCTGCGGTGGCCACGACCACGATCACGACCATTGCGAATGTGGCGACCACGACCACAATCACGACGATCACTGCGGTTGTAAGGATGACCATTGCGGTTGCGGAAAAATTAAGTGCGGCTGTGGCGATGACGATTGCGAAGATCGCGAAATTCCGGGGACCATCGGCGGCAAGATTCTGGAAACCTTCCGTTACGGCTTAGTGGACATGGTTGCCAATGTCAGCAAGTGGCTCATGATTGGTCTTGTGCTGGGCGCATTGATCGCAGCATTCATTCCCAACGATTTCTTCTTGGCTCTCCGCGAATATCCCTTCCTCTGCATGATTGCCGTTTTGCTGTTGGCCATGCCCATGTACACTTGCGCTACGGGCTCCATTCCTCTGGCATTGGCATTGGTGGCAAAGGGAATTACTCCGGGCGCAGCACTTGTTTTGCTGATGGCTGGTCCTGCAACTAGTATCGCATCTATGATGGTTGTGGGTAAGGCTTTCGGTAAGCGCACCTTGGCCGCATACCTGATTACCATCGCTGGCGGCGCATTGTTCTTCGGCTGGGTGGTGGACACCTTCATGATGGACACCTTCCTCTCCGCAATGATTCCTGGCGGCATGTCGGAACACTGTGCCGGCGCAGAAGCCCTGGGCGTATTTGATTACGTGATGGCAGGCGTTCTCGCTTTGCTCATGATCTACACCAAGCTACCGAAGAAGAGCAAGATCCAAAAGGATTCTGAAACTTCTAGGGTAAAGGAATACACCGTGAAGGGTATGAGCTGCAACCACTGCAAAATGTGTGTGGAAAAGGCTGCCGCCGCTCTCCCCGGAGTTATTCACGCCGAAGCCGATGTGGGCAAAAATCTCCTCACCATCGAAGGCTCGGTGGACGAGGCGGAATTGAAGAAGGCCATTGAAGAAGCCGGCTTCGATTTCCTCGGCGCAAAGTGA
- a CDS encoding DUF3737 family protein produces the protein MNRNVVENKQFDEERSLYNLKNSDVVSCVFAGPADGESVLKEARDINVIDCKFSLRYPMWHVKKFTLEKSSMDELTRAALWYADGGVIKDSVLGGIKAVRECNRISLENCKIVSQEFGWKSQDISLENSEIEAEYLFLDCTNISLKNVQMKGKYSFQYIENLTIEDSVLDTKDAFWHSKNITVKNSVVKGEYLAWFSENLTLENCKISGTQPLCYCKGLKLINCTMEGADLAFEYSDVEADVKGDVISIKNPKSGTIVVDSVGEIIWDDPVMPCNGVVKTR, from the coding sequence ATGAATCGAAATGTGGTAGAAAATAAGCAGTTCGACGAAGAACGCTCCCTATACAACTTGAAGAATTCCGACGTGGTGTCCTGCGTTTTCGCAGGCCCCGCCGATGGTGAGTCTGTACTGAAGGAAGCCCGCGACATCAATGTCATTGACTGCAAGTTTTCTCTGCGCTATCCCATGTGGCACGTCAAGAAATTCACCTTGGAAAAATCCTCCATGGATGAACTCACCCGCGCTGCCCTTTGGTATGCCGACGGCGGTGTCATCAAGGACAGTGTTCTTGGCGGCATCAAGGCTGTCCGTGAATGCAACCGCATTTCTCTGGAAAACTGCAAAATTGTTTCCCAGGAATTCGGCTGGAAGAGTCAGGATATTTCCCTTGAAAATTCTGAAATCGAAGCGGAATATCTTTTCCTGGATTGCACGAACATCTCCCTGAAAAATGTGCAGATGAAAGGCAAGTATTCTTTCCAGTACATCGAAAATCTAACTATCGAAGATTCTGTGCTGGATACAAAGGATGCCTTCTGGCACAGCAAAAATATTACGGTGAAAAATTCCGTAGTGAAGGGCGAATATCTCGCCTGGTTTTCTGAAAACTTGACTCTTGAAAACTGCAAGATTTCCGGAACCCAGCCCCTGTGCTATTGCAAGGGCCTGAAGCTCATCAACTGCACCATGGAAGGCGCGGATCTAGCCTTCGAATACTCCGATGTCGAAGCAGACGTGAAGGGCGATGTCATTTCCATCAAGAATCCGAAATCCGGAACCATCGTGGTGGACTCCGTCGGCGAAATCATCTGGGACGACCCGGTGATGCCCTGCAACGGCGTCGTCAAAACCAGATAA
- a CDS encoding DUF4859 domain-containing protein: protein MKKTVLGAVLVASAFSFAANGDAYTWPTYRSDLDYDTKSNLGEIKPPTQFNNNCSGVTGKKAGKWWAFYWGKDRDSRITDVTIDSILKKYDTDFTYLYDTLGWAPDAQAQKGQYSAIYYYGSGTCAGGAKTDTTGGWQTFVAGYTAVAASFYPLYSFNTSCPYRDRVSQMDAMIHEGIHSMTNGYPGAKQAHWFQEAGNTWIQQDMFSHREGIYNGMGFLNAATVIAPFMPIECYSGWLVDGTFGGPGAQGVTGKNQRYLLGGSQYSNIFPTFMGTWLGTGSVRWIYGNAYGKTTYLLETYALEKGLGPDATRRLITEFRARMALLDMKKWSGEIKNLLNNNFGGTSYEEQYYWDNGQYRNTWKMTPYQTMTASGEFLVPDEATTPGWSGSNVIPLKVSSGAKQVKVSFYNVGGNSNNTNMNYLLCYRAADGTPVYSEPITGEGAVTLRLDKAPSTTNGTQMVFAVVVNTDYQYTGNEDIRKNHYNYKIKLEEGLSGAGDANTKYYNNFVLDYKWPEIGESVRPGVSSSSAVQNSSSSKVQSSSSVKPASSSSIVSSSSVISSSSSSNVVVDTVKFDVSATVQISENYGVTSVGFDVDKLAKSLGVSVANLGKATFFAVDRDGSLNTNSTANAPGHWFGKQGQVVEWGENAYVFAEWNLNAGKISLGHYPNRVSAGERYSFAQGFKNENKVVIYKITVQIANDSDPEEPSENTAAIAFKNQGPAKYMSLKNRHGILEIRYAIKQHDNVKISLYSGFGNLLYQNISGSKAPGEYREYLDLNNAGLPQGTYIVKVSTGSYREVRSITVVK, encoded by the coding sequence ATGAAAAAAACAGTACTTGGCGCTGTACTTGTTGCAAGCGCATTTTCCTTCGCCGCCAATGGCGATGCCTATACATGGCCTACTTACCGTTCTGACCTGGATTACGATACAAAATCAAATCTAGGCGAAATTAAGCCTCCTACACAATTCAACAACAATTGCTCTGGTGTTACTGGCAAGAAGGCCGGCAAGTGGTGGGCTTTTTACTGGGGCAAGGATCGTGATTCAAGAATTACGGATGTGACTATCGACAGTATCTTGAAAAAATACGACACGGATTTTACTTATCTCTACGACACCTTGGGTTGGGCTCCCGATGCACAGGCACAGAAGGGGCAGTACAGCGCTATTTATTATTACGGCTCTGGCACTTGCGCGGGTGGCGCCAAGACAGATACCACTGGCGGATGGCAGACATTTGTGGCTGGCTACACCGCGGTGGCGGCGTCCTTCTATCCTCTTTACAGCTTCAATACCAGTTGCCCTTACCGTGATCGTGTTTCACAGATGGACGCCATGATCCACGAGGGCATTCATTCCATGACCAACGGCTATCCTGGTGCAAAACAGGCCCACTGGTTTCAAGAGGCGGGTAATACCTGGATTCAGCAGGATATGTTCTCCCATCGCGAGGGCATTTATAACGGAATGGGTTTCTTGAACGCAGCCACAGTGATTGCGCCTTTTATGCCTATTGAATGCTACTCCGGCTGGCTTGTGGATGGAACATTTGGCGGCCCGGGGGCACAGGGCGTTACTGGAAAGAATCAGCGTTATCTTTTAGGCGGCTCCCAGTACAGCAATATTTTCCCCACCTTCATGGGAACATGGCTAGGTACCGGTTCTGTGCGATGGATTTACGGCAATGCCTACGGCAAGACAACTTATTTGCTGGAAACCTACGCCTTGGAAAAGGGCTTGGGCCCTGACGCTACCCGTAGGCTTATTACTGAATTCCGCGCAAGGATGGCCTTGCTGGATATGAAGAAATGGTCCGGTGAAATCAAGAACCTCTTGAATAACAACTTTGGCGGAACAAGCTACGAAGAACAATATTACTGGGATAACGGCCAGTACAGAAATACCTGGAAAATGACTCCCTACCAGACGATGACTGCAAGCGGCGAGTTCCTTGTTCCCGATGAAGCGACTACCCCGGGATGGTCTGGTTCCAATGTTATTCCGCTGAAAGTTTCTTCCGGTGCAAAACAGGTGAAGGTGTCCTTCTACAATGTGGGCGGCAATTCCAACAACACCAACATGAATTATCTGCTTTGCTATCGCGCTGCTGATGGTACGCCAGTTTACAGCGAGCCCATTACTGGTGAAGGTGCGGTAACTCTCCGTCTAGACAAGGCTCCTTCTACGACAAACGGTACCCAGATGGTTTTTGCGGTAGTTGTAAATACCGATTACCAGTATACAGGCAACGAAGATATTCGCAAGAATCATTACAACTACAAGATTAAACTTGAGGAAGGTTTGAGTGGCGCAGGCGATGCCAACACCAAGTACTACAATAATTTTGTACTTGACTACAAGTGGCCTGAAATCGGTGAATCCGTTAGACCGGGTGTTTCCAGTTCCTCTGCTGTGCAGAACAGCAGTTCCAGCAAGGTTCAGAGTAGCTCAAGCGTAAAGCCCGCAAGTAGCTCCAGCATTGTATCAAGCAGCTCCGTAATTTCAAGTAGCAGTTCTTCCAATGTGGTAGTAGATACTGTGAAGTTTGATGTTTCCGCAACAGTGCAGATTAGTGAAAACTATGGAGTGACCAGTGTAGGTTTCGACGTCGATAAACTCGCCAAGTCTCTGGGTGTTTCTGTTGCAAATCTCGGTAAAGCTACTTTCTTTGCCGTGGATAGAGATGGCTCGCTCAATACAAATTCTACAGCCAACGCACCCGGCCATTGGTTCGGAAAGCAGGGGCAGGTGGTAGAGTGGGGCGAGAATGCCTATGTATTTGCAGAGTGGAACTTGAATGCCGGTAAAATCTCGTTAGGACACTATCCCAACAGGGTTTCTGCAGGAGAACGCTATAGTTTTGCGCAGGGCTTCAAGAATGAAAACAAGGTTGTCATCTATAAGATCACGGTGCAAATTGCAAATGATTCCGACCCAGAAGAACCTTCTGAAAATACCGCGGCAATCGCCTTTAAGAATCAAGGTCCTGCAAAATACATGTCCTTAAAGAACCGCCACGGAATTCTTGAAATAAGGTACGCCATCAAACAGCATGACAATGTGAAAATTAGCTTGTATTCTGGTTTCGGTAACTTGCTGTACCAAAATATTTCTGGTAGCAAGGCTCCTGGCGAATATCGAGAATATCTGGACTTGAACAATGCAGGCTTGCCCCAGGGAACCTACATCGTGAAGGTATCTACAGGGAGCTACCGAGAAGTTCGTAGCATTACAGTTGTAAAATAA
- a CDS encoding helix-turn-helix transcriptional regulator → MAKKESIKIAACDCNDNCDHHECHCSHCYDMELAAMNVPLDTLFELSEFFKFFGDTTRIRILQILLGGEISVNDIAGKLNLEQSVVSHQLRILRTANLIKPRRDGRKMFYSLDDEHIGSIFKIGLSHILHKKEGK, encoded by the coding sequence ATGGCAAAGAAAGAATCCATAAAGATTGCGGCATGCGACTGTAACGATAATTGCGACCATCATGAATGCCATTGCAGTCATTGCTATGATATGGAGCTGGCGGCAATGAACGTGCCCCTAGATACGCTTTTTGAACTTTCAGAATTCTTCAAGTTCTTTGGCGATACCACTCGAATCCGTATTCTCCAGATTCTTCTTGGCGGTGAAATTTCCGTGAATGACATTGCCGGCAAGCTGAACCTGGAACAGTCCGTGGTAAGTCACCAGTTGAGAATTCTCCGTACGGCGAACTTGATTAAGCCCCGCCGCGATGGCCGCAAGATGTTCTACTCCCTGGACGATGAACACATCGGATCCATCTTCAAAATTGGTCTATCTCATATTCTCCATAAAAAGGAAGGAAAGTAA
- a CDS encoding flavodoxin family protein, with the protein MKVLLINGSPRKNGNTFTALNQAAEQLNKNGIESEIVWIGNKGIRGCIACNVCKNKGNNRCAFDEDICNEIIAKMETSDALIVGSPVYWGQPNGSVLSLIQRMAYSAGSLMQGKPAAAVCCCRRGGATAAFQTLQMPFQMLNMPIVTSQYWNIAYGRNEAESAQDVEGMQTMRTLANNMAFMLKKFATGTAEVEAKEPWQPMNFVR; encoded by the coding sequence TTACCGCTCTGAATCAGGCAGCGGAACAGCTGAACAAGAACGGTATCGAAAGTGAAATCGTGTGGATTGGAAACAAAGGCATCCGCGGATGCATCGCCTGCAACGTTTGCAAGAACAAGGGCAACAACCGCTGCGCCTTTGACGAAGACATCTGCAACGAAATCATCGCCAAGATGGAAACTAGCGACGCCCTGATTGTAGGCTCTCCGGTTTACTGGGGACAGCCCAACGGTTCCGTACTTTCCCTGATCCAGCGCATGGCTTATTCCGCCGGAAGCCTGATGCAGGGCAAGCCCGCCGCCGCTGTTTGCTGCTGCCGTCGTGGTGGCGCAACCGCCGCCTTCCAGACTTTGCAAATGCCCTTCCAGATGCTGAACATGCCTATCGTCACTTCCCAGTACTGGAACATCGCCTACGGCCGCAACGAAGCCGAATCCGCACAGGACGTGGAAGGCATGCAGACCATGCGCACCCTCGCAAACAACATGGCATTCATGCTGAAGAAATTCGCCACAGGCACCGCCGAAGTGGAAGCCAAGGAACCCTGGCAGCCCATGAACTTCGTGAGATAA